From one Candidatus Curtissbacteria bacterium genomic stretch:
- a CDS encoding DegT/DnrJ/EryC1/StrS family aminotransferase has protein sequence MTTFQKEYISLEPILMSAARNTLKSGRYILGKNVEKFEKDFAKFIGTKYCVGVANGLEALQISLMAQGIGKEDEVITVSNTAVATVLAITNVGATPVLIDIDEYYHMDVDLLEKTITRKTKAIIPVHLFGQLADIETIIKIAKKHNLKVVEDACQAHGASYKNKKAGSFGDVAAFSFYPTKNLGAYGDAGAITTNSKKIYEKCKMIRNYGQKNRYEHKILGLNSRLDELQAAFLIEKLKKLNALNKRRTQVAKLYFNQLKNIKGVTLPAIRQDSFHCFHQFVIEAQDRKNLIDFLKSRGVETLIHYPIPVHKQKSYKNYNGINLPKTEKAVKKILSLPISPFMADKEVIKVCTEIKNFYRSK, from the coding sequence ATGACTACTTTCCAGAAAGAATACATCAGTCTTGAACCTATATTAATGAGTGCGGCCCGGAACACTCTTAAAAGCGGCCGCTACATATTAGGTAAAAATGTTGAAAAGTTTGAAAAGGACTTCGCCAAGTTCATAGGAACAAAATATTGCGTCGGCGTTGCAAATGGTTTGGAAGCATTACAGATATCTTTGATGGCGCAAGGAATAGGCAAAGAAGACGAAGTTATAACAGTTTCAAATACCGCCGTAGCTACTGTCCTCGCGATAACTAACGTTGGCGCGACTCCAGTACTTATCGATATAGATGAGTATTACCACATGGACGTGGATCTTTTAGAGAAAACCATCACACGAAAGACGAAAGCCATAATTCCAGTTCATTTATTTGGTCAATTAGCAGACATTGAAACAATCATAAAAATCGCAAAAAAACACAATTTAAAAGTTGTCGAAGATGCCTGTCAAGCTCACGGTGCCTCTTACAAAAACAAAAAGGCGGGTTCGTTTGGAGATGTTGCAGCTTTCAGTTTTTATCCAACTAAAAACCTCGGGGCTTACGGAGACGCGGGAGCAATAACAACGAATTCTAAAAAAATATACGAAAAATGCAAAATGATTCGAAATTACGGCCAAAAAAACAGATACGAGCATAAAATTTTGGGCCTTAATAGCAGACTTGACGAACTTCAAGCAGCATTTCTTATAGAGAAGCTCAAAAAATTAAATGCTTTGAATAAAAGAAGGACGCAAGTTGCCAAGCTCTATTTTAATCAACTTAAAAATATAAAAGGAGTGACACTCCCGGCAATCAGACAAGATTCTTTCCATTGTTTTCATCAATTTGTGATAGAAGCTCAAGACCGCAAAAATCTTATCGACTTTCTAAAAAGTAGAGGCGTGGAAACCTTAATACATTATCCAATTCCGGTACATAAACAAAAATCATATAAGAATTACAACGGAATAAATCTTCCAAAAACTGAAAAAGCCGTAAAGAAAATTTTGTCTTTACCAATTAGTCCCTTTATGGCTGACAAAGAAGTCATAAAAGTATGCACTGAAATCAAAAACTTTTACAGATCAAAATGA
- a CDS encoding glycosyltransferase: MKQLKNISIGISAYNEGKNIKKLLDEILNQEKNRWRLSEILIYCDGCSDNTINQAQTVKNSLIKIIDGKKRMGKTYRLKQMFEQFSGEILIMFDGDIELGDKNVVTNLIKPFRNKNVMLVGGNSKPFTPRTFFERSVYSTFSVFYDSRLKINGGNNIFGCTGSVLATRGNFAKSLNLPDLINEDAYIYLKCLSRGFQFKYVDKAIVYYKLPTNLKDYLRQLFRSDPRAVTEELETYFGQLVESEFNRPPKFYIRAVAKALLKNPTGASFIAIVNVLCKPFIKKISKNYKLTWFTAISTH; the protein is encoded by the coding sequence ATGAAACAATTAAAGAATATTTCCATAGGTATATCAGCTTATAACGAAGGCAAGAATATTAAAAAATTGCTCGATGAGATCTTAAATCAAGAAAAGAATAGGTGGCGTCTTAGCGAGATTCTTATCTATTGTGACGGATGTTCTGACAATACCATAAATCAGGCGCAAACCGTAAAAAACAGCCTGATCAAAATTATAGACGGTAAAAAAAGAATGGGTAAAACTTACAGATTAAAACAAATGTTCGAACAATTTTCAGGCGAAATTTTAATCATGTTCGATGGAGACATAGAACTTGGCGACAAAAACGTTGTTACGAATTTAATTAAGCCATTTCGAAACAAAAACGTAATGCTTGTCGGCGGAAACTCGAAACCGTTTACACCCAGAACATTTTTCGAAAGATCTGTTTACTCAACCTTTTCCGTCTTTTACGACTCAAGGCTAAAGATAAACGGCGGCAATAACATATTTGGTTGCACCGGCTCTGTCTTAGCAACTCGCGGCAATTTCGCAAAATCATTAAACCTTCCAGATTTAATTAATGAAGACGCCTACATTTATCTAAAATGTCTCTCCAGAGGATTCCAATTTAAGTACGTCGACAAAGCAATTGTCTATTATAAATTGCCGACAAATTTAAAAGATTATCTCAGACAACTTTTCAGGTCAGACCCCAGAGCCGTCACAGAAGAACTAGAAACCTATTTTGGGCAGCTTGTAGAAAGTGAATTTAATCGTCCTCCCAAATTCTATATAAGGGCAGTCGCCAAAGCACTTTTGAAAAATCCAACAGGAGCAAGCTTCATAGCAATAGTAAACGTCCTTTGCAAACCGTTTATTAAAAAAATATCGAAAAATTATAAACTGACATGGTTTACGGCAATCTCAACCCATTAA
- a CDS encoding glycosyltransferase: MKNIKRTVTIGIPAHNEENNIGLLLESILRQRQGSYKLEKIIVVCDGCRDKTAKIVRQFSKSNKAILLVNDGKRLGKGERINQLFQITNSDIFINFDADITLPDTETIAKMVKGLSDPKVGIVNVKNTPLAPTTLTEKLANVYECFWYEVTRNINDGNNVHNSTGTAYAIRKELFKKVTLEHWAVAEDHYLYFECVKNGFTFKFIKSTEVFYRLPNNLSDYIKQQSRWTLSKKKLEDNLEDWTSKHYSIPRNTKYKAYMYMFLKQPIMMPLATVIQLLMRIYKFRYVNSNNPAWEPIKSSKRMNLTTLR; this comes from the coding sequence ATGAAAAATATTAAAAGGACAGTAACTATTGGTATACCTGCTCATAATGAAGAGAACAATATTGGGCTCTTGCTCGAGTCGATCTTAAGACAAAGACAAGGAAGCTATAAGCTCGAAAAAATTATTGTTGTGTGTGATGGCTGTCGCGACAAAACGGCAAAAATTGTGCGCCAATTTTCAAAATCAAATAAAGCGATCCTGCTCGTGAACGATGGAAAAAGATTAGGCAAAGGAGAAAGAATAAACCAACTTTTCCAAATTACAAATTCTGACATTTTTATTAATTTTGACGCCGATATTACCTTGCCTGACACAGAGACCATAGCCAAGATGGTTAAGGGACTATCCGATCCCAAAGTTGGGATTGTCAACGTAAAAAATACACCACTGGCACCCACCACATTGACAGAAAAATTAGCTAACGTTTATGAATGTTTTTGGTATGAAGTTACCAGAAATATCAATGACGGTAATAATGTTCACAATAGTACAGGAACTGCGTATGCGATTAGAAAAGAACTTTTTAAGAAGGTAACTTTGGAGCATTGGGCAGTTGCGGAAGATCACTACTTATATTTTGAATGCGTCAAAAATGGGTTCACATTTAAATTTATTAAAAGTACAGAGGTCTTCTATAGACTTCCGAATAACCTCTCCGATTACATAAAACAGCAATCAAGATGGACCCTATCAAAGAAAAAGTTGGAAGATAATCTTGAGGATTGGACAAGCAAACACTACAGCATCCCCAGAAACACGAAATATAAAGCTTATATGTACATGTTCTTAAAGCAGCCGATAATGATGCCTCTTGCAACTGTAATCCAATTGCTTATGAGGATTTATAAATTTAGATATGTTAATTCTAACAATCCCGCTTGGGAGCCTATAAAGTCCTCGAAGAGAATGAACCTTACCACACTAAGATGA
- a CDS encoding polysaccharide deacetylase family protein, protein MVYGNLNPLKMKIQNLSTQNMIKGQIGSLLNRWLFRGSKNVKRVTIKVEGGRKVFIKQHTFKFKDMDYYYLVNEANVIKTLNKAKHTIKDRVHFPKFVDFVEEENKVTLKTEYEGGRKLSELTSKQRLEILEECLHSIWTTSAKLRDKKLSYVAKRTNNSFFAFLPYYIVRAFSKDLKNYSTYFGLIFKFYKYYLASYFINNIPTLTHRDLDPDNIKISRNGEISIYDWENAVMSDKLFDLASICEIYSNEIKNDHLSRMLRNTLETKSEIDRLLALSIFSSTQKLALYPKRSKSYKNAKINLANLETIKNNLTRDKRTLFEIVNSLTLNILSFTYQKISPEKIKSSKKTVLCYHSISNSSWRYSMRKTDFARQIEFLRKNYNLVSLPTLLDKRTKRGIAITFDDGYADVYENALPVLKAYKVPATIFVLGDREHPNRKELDNNEKLMTISQIKELHAKGWEVGFHTKTHSKLGDLSDHELKAEIIDGKRELENKLGFTMKYFAYPFGIYSREIINAVKSARFEAAFTVDGSEIKHGNNLLISRVPTEGDLSVNQFAALISPIGLIINQIFMSTLKTKAKTTKKISCIISSDRWKLHQASEARADIITDLKTQFKKEKN, encoded by the coding sequence ATGGTTTACGGCAATCTCAACCCATTAAAAATGAAAATCCAAAATCTTTCGACTCAAAATATGATAAAAGGCCAAATTGGCAGCCTACTTAACAGGTGGCTCTTCCGCGGCAGCAAAAATGTTAAAAGAGTAACGATAAAAGTAGAGGGCGGAAGAAAAGTATTTATTAAACAACACACATTTAAATTCAAAGATATGGATTACTACTACTTGGTAAACGAGGCAAATGTAATTAAAACTTTAAACAAAGCAAAACATACTATAAAAGACAGAGTACATTTTCCAAAGTTTGTGGACTTTGTGGAAGAAGAAAACAAGGTCACGCTTAAAACGGAATACGAGGGAGGCAGAAAGCTAAGCGAGCTTACCTCCAAGCAAAGATTAGAAATACTGGAAGAATGCCTTCATTCAATCTGGACGACTTCTGCAAAGTTAAGAGACAAAAAACTAAGTTATGTTGCTAAAAGAACAAATAACTCGTTTTTTGCCTTCCTTCCTTATTATATTGTGAGAGCTTTTTCAAAAGATTTAAAAAACTACTCGACTTACTTTGGGTTAATATTCAAGTTTTACAAATACTATTTAGCCAGCTACTTTATTAACAATATCCCAACTCTAACACATAGAGACCTTGATCCTGATAACATAAAAATTTCAAGAAACGGGGAAATATCAATTTACGATTGGGAGAATGCTGTAATGAGCGATAAACTTTTCGACCTTGCGTCGATTTGTGAAATTTACTCAAATGAAATTAAAAACGATCATCTTTCAAGGATGCTCCGAAACACACTCGAGACTAAATCTGAGATTGACAGACTTTTGGCTCTTTCCATTTTTAGCTCGACCCAAAAACTGGCACTTTACCCTAAAAGGTCCAAGTCTTATAAAAACGCAAAGATTAATTTGGCGAATCTAGAAACTATTAAAAACAATTTAACGAGAGACAAAAGAACGTTATTTGAAATCGTTAATTCTCTAACCCTTAACATTCTAAGCTTTACGTACCAAAAGATATCGCCCGAAAAAATCAAAAGCAGCAAAAAAACCGTTTTATGCTATCACTCGATAAGTAATTCGTCTTGGAGATATTCAATGAGGAAAACAGATTTTGCAAGACAAATAGAATTTCTTAGAAAGAACTATAATTTGGTGTCTCTCCCAACTCTGCTTGATAAAAGAACAAAAAGGGGTATCGCGATAACTTTCGATGACGGATACGCTGACGTTTATGAAAATGCCCTTCCGGTTCTCAAGGCTTATAAAGTTCCAGCTACAATTTTCGTCCTTGGTGATAGAGAGCACCCAAATAGAAAGGAACTTGATAATAACGAAAAACTTATGACAATCTCGCAAATAAAAGAACTTCACGCCAAGGGGTGGGAAGTAGGCTTTCATACAAAAACACACTCAAAACTAGGCGATTTATCAGACCACGAGCTAAAAGCAGAGATTATTGATGGGAAAAGAGAACTCGAAAATAAACTTGGCTTTACCATGAAATATTTCGCGTACCCATTCGGAATTTATTCAAGAGAAATCATAAACGCTGTCAAATCAGCCAGGTTTGAAGCTGCCTTTACAGTCGATGGGTCAGAAATAAAACATGGAAACAATCTCCTTATAAGTAGGGTGCCGACAGAGGGTGATCTTAGTGTCAACCAATTTGCAGCACTCATCTCGCCCATCGGGCTTATAATTAACCAGATTTTCATGTCAACTCTTAAGACAAAAGCCAAAACAACCAAGAAAATTTCGTGTATAATTTCCAGCGATCGCTGGAAATTACATCAGGCGAGCGAAGCGAGAGCTGATATAATAACTGACTTGAAAACACAATTTAAAAAAGAAAAAAATTGA
- a CDS encoding WxcM-like domain-containing protein has translation MNKTNLNIVIFDLDDIKNPLLGGGQAWATFEVGRRLAQNGHKVTVISSKYPNYKDRTQEGIDYKHIGINTKFIKLNNLLYLFAAPLYAMKTKADIIVECFTAPVSTLFTPLFTRTPVVALPSMFNAHEFTKKYHLPFHLVERLGARFYKYLLPYSEIDSSKMKKLNPGINFKIVPQGVAKEYFAIKQRKPEHILFLSRLDIEQKGVDLLLMAYAKVSSKIKYPLVIAGHGPDEKKIRALIKKLGLQNKVKMVGAAYGKKKFDLMAKALFVAFPSRHDEMCLWSLEALAGGLPLVGFNLPESKWMTKDISLKSKRFNVDEYASTLLEATDPGVIDQMRTNARTFARKFSWEKVTAEYESFFYQILENEGTVKVPTLISYERHIPKISDEGFLSFAESKKHIPFNIKRFYYITDVQRGKIRGMHAHRKNRQFAFCIQGKVKMTLDDGSRREEVILNKSNQGLYLDKMVWHEMTEFEKGTTLLVIASEYFEKKDYIRNYQEFKQLVEKKHFNLGMDVREFASYLLKLPLAANPIPWRIR, from the coding sequence ATGAATAAAACAAATTTGAATATTGTTATTTTTGATTTAGACGATATTAAAAACCCCCTTCTTGGAGGAGGTCAAGCATGGGCTACTTTTGAAGTCGGAAGACGGTTAGCACAAAACGGTCACAAAGTTACTGTAATCTCTTCAAAATACCCAAATTACAAAGACAGAACTCAAGAAGGCATTGACTATAAACATATAGGCATCAATACCAAATTTATAAAGTTAAATAACCTTTTATACCTTTTTGCTGCACCCCTTTATGCTATGAAGACCAAGGCGGACATAATCGTCGAGTGTTTTACTGCACCAGTATCAACACTTTTTACACCTCTTTTTACCAGAACCCCTGTTGTCGCTTTGCCCAGTATGTTCAACGCCCATGAATTTACCAAAAAATACCACTTACCTTTTCATCTGGTAGAGAGACTAGGAGCCAGATTCTACAAGTATCTCTTGCCATATTCAGAAATTGACAGCTCTAAAATGAAAAAACTTAATCCAGGCATCAACTTTAAAATTGTCCCCCAGGGAGTTGCTAAAGAATACTTTGCGATCAAACAAAGAAAACCGGAACACATCCTTTTCTTAAGTAGATTAGATATTGAGCAAAAAGGTGTCGACCTTTTGCTGATGGCCTACGCTAAAGTTAGTTCAAAAATAAAATACCCACTTGTTATAGCTGGCCACGGCCCTGACGAGAAAAAAATTAGAGCCTTAATTAAAAAACTTGGCTTACAAAATAAAGTAAAAATGGTAGGCGCAGCTTACGGCAAAAAGAAATTCGATTTAATGGCCAAGGCACTCTTCGTAGCTTTCCCATCAAGACATGATGAAATGTGTCTCTGGTCCCTCGAGGCTCTAGCCGGAGGGTTGCCCCTCGTTGGTTTTAATCTACCGGAATCTAAATGGATGACTAAAGATATATCCCTGAAATCTAAAAGATTCAATGTGGACGAATACGCGTCCACATTACTCGAAGCGACTGATCCTGGCGTAATTGATCAGATGAGGACAAACGCAAGAACTTTTGCAAGAAAATTTAGCTGGGAAAAAGTTACAGCAGAATATGAATCGTTTTTTTATCAAATTTTAGAAAACGAGGGAACAGTAAAAGTACCAACACTTATCTCATACGAAAGACATATTCCGAAGATTTCGGATGAGGGCTTTCTTAGTTTTGCAGAAAGTAAAAAACATATACCTTTTAACATCAAACGCTTCTATTACATCACAGATGTCCAAAGGGGAAAAATAAGAGGAATGCACGCGCACAGAAAAAACCGTCAATTCGCGTTCTGTATTCAAGGAAAGGTAAAAATGACTCTCGACGACGGGTCAAGAAGAGAAGAAGTTATTTTGAACAAATCGAACCAGGGGCTTTATCTGGACAAAATGGTCTGGCACGAGATGACGGAATTTGAAAAAGGAACAACACTTTTAGTTATTGCATCAGAATATTTTGAAAAAAAAGATTACATCAGAAACTATCAAGAGTTTAAACAGCTGGTTGAAAAGAAACATTTCAACCTCGGCATGGATGTTAGAGAATTTGCGTCTTACCTTCTAAAATTACCGCTTGCTGCAAATCCAATCCCTTGGAGGATCAGATAA
- a CDS encoding glycosyltransferase — translation MISIVVPTYNEKSNIKKLLSRIEKAIRSHPEDVDKYEIVVIDDNSKDGTWEILQREKSSKIKVFRKEGKQGKAYSLVEGFKKSSGNILVMIDADLQYPPEAIPQMLKLLDHSDIVVANRETYEHSRVRKTLSRIYKYTFGKILFGLSCDVQSGLKAFKREVYHATTPNPKSPWSFDLEFLHKSKNAGFTIKGYDIVFDNRKTDDSKIGVLRVGTELAINALVLRTKNTHPLTIPPKHANTMHGAGVGFKSRKYVTHSTLPHYNSALQGFVLWQKLFILTAFVALVLGLYLSLHLTALIIIGTLSAIYFLDVLFSLFLIVKSLHFPPELTTTSQEINSLKNKDLPIYSILCPLYKEANILPQFLDAIANIDWPKEKLDVLLLLEEDDQETVEAVKKMDLPSYIRTVVVPDSQPKTKPKACNYGLSLAKGEYLVIYDAEDRPEPFQLKKAFISFKKNPKNIICLQAKLNYYNPHQNLLTRLFTAEYSLWFDVILPGLQSIKTTIPLGGTSNHFKTPLLKELHGWDPFNVTEDADLGARLFKHGYKTAIIDSVTLEEANSRPKNWLRQRSRWIKGYFQTYLVHMRNPIAFVKEHKFHALIFQLIIGARISFMLINPFLWALTILYFVMRARVGAAIEALYPAPIFYIAVISLVFGNFMYIYNYMIGSAKRGHYAIIKYVFLIPVYWLMASVASFIALYQLIVKPHYWEKTVHGFHLEKENDEKLKQQKPVTEQIQAEKKEISKRLKFRELIKSGTFSGGLLVSGAIVGNVLNFAYNAYLARTVSTEDFGLISLIGSFLFLTSIPLNALARTVCHKSAFYLGKHQIALKGFWAHTRKRAILVSLIVTTLWIALTPLLAKFFHSPSYLPFILFAPVWIIGAASAVDGGFLSGNLKFKVNSLILVTDPLVKLILTFALITLGYPHLVYAAIPLAVFAYFLIGWFFASSIKEERPNIISHEATLKFPRGFFVTSILMGFTTIAFLTFDIILAKHFLAPVLAGQYALMALFGKMIYFVGNLFNQFINPLVSREEGASRDSKKVFYKLFLGSTLAGLAAYIGVGVLGFITAPLLLGEKAHAITHLLPAYGIGMLAFSISTSIVTFYQIRKNYIFAYTSILLAFIQIAGIYLFHDSLEQMVSVMAFIGGLNLGAMLLLHFAYKPFAAIVNNLKNLKNTLSLQREESESDEGKRILIFNWRDTKHVWAGGAEVYVHELSKKMIEKGYHVTVFCSNDRKSTANEFVDGVEIIRRGGHYTLYIWAFFYYITKLRGKYDLIIDSENGIPFFTPLYVRKPLIGLIHHVHLKEVFDRHLPWPLAKLAHFLESKVMPIVYRNTQIVTVSNSSKEEIEKLGLGKKISIVVIHPGVDLTKFRTMQKTKDPSIVYLGRLKPYKSVDRLITAFSKILKEIPNATLTIAGDGESRKELEILAKSLRIEKVVKFVGKVSEQAKVELLGKAWIAAQPSKSEGWGITVIEANACGTPVIASDIPGLRDSVKNPHTGLLVTWDNQEKWAEAMTKVIKDERLRKDLSEQSLEWSKNFNWEKNAEQLIKVAKLKNE, via the coding sequence ATGATTAGCATTGTCGTACCTACGTACAACGAAAAATCGAATATAAAAAAGTTGCTTTCCAGAATCGAGAAGGCCATTCGAAGCCACCCTGAAGACGTAGATAAATACGAAATTGTAGTAATCGACGATAACTCAAAAGACGGCACTTGGGAAATCTTGCAAAGAGAAAAAAGCTCCAAAATTAAAGTATTTAGAAAAGAAGGTAAACAGGGCAAAGCATATTCCCTAGTTGAAGGGTTCAAAAAGAGCTCCGGCAATATCTTGGTAATGATCGACGCGGACCTTCAATATCCTCCAGAAGCCATACCCCAAATGTTAAAACTTTTAGATCATTCGGATATCGTAGTCGCTAATCGCGAAACGTACGAACACTCTAGGGTAAGAAAAACACTGTCAAGAATTTATAAATACACCTTCGGGAAAATCCTATTTGGCCTAAGTTGCGATGTTCAATCTGGTCTGAAGGCTTTTAAGCGAGAAGTTTATCACGCCACTACCCCCAACCCTAAATCTCCATGGTCGTTCGACCTTGAATTCTTGCACAAATCAAAAAACGCCGGCTTCACCATTAAAGGTTATGACATTGTCTTCGACAACCGAAAAACAGACGATTCAAAAATAGGCGTTCTAAGGGTTGGGACGGAGCTTGCGATCAATGCTCTAGTTTTGAGAACTAAAAACACACACCCTCTTACCATTCCTCCTAAACATGCGAACACAATGCATGGGGCAGGAGTAGGTTTTAAGTCACGAAAGTATGTGACCCATAGCACCTTGCCTCACTATAATTCCGCGCTTCAAGGTTTTGTCCTTTGGCAAAAGCTGTTCATCCTAACCGCTTTTGTCGCTCTTGTTCTAGGCCTTTATCTGTCTTTGCACTTAACGGCCCTTATCATCATCGGCACACTCAGCGCGATTTACTTCTTAGACGTTCTGTTCAGCCTATTTTTGATAGTAAAGAGTTTACACTTTCCTCCGGAATTAACCACAACGTCACAGGAAATAAACTCGTTAAAAAACAAAGATCTTCCAATTTACTCAATCCTTTGTCCTCTTTACAAAGAGGCGAATATCCTCCCTCAATTTTTGGACGCGATAGCAAATATCGACTGGCCAAAAGAAAAATTAGACGTTTTACTTCTTTTGGAAGAAGACGACCAAGAAACAGTTGAAGCGGTTAAAAAAATGGATCTGCCAAGTTACATACGTACTGTGGTAGTTCCAGACTCTCAACCTAAAACAAAACCCAAAGCCTGCAACTATGGATTGTCACTAGCAAAAGGAGAATACCTCGTAATTTACGACGCGGAGGACAGACCGGAGCCTTTTCAGCTTAAAAAGGCTTTTATCTCCTTCAAGAAAAACCCAAAAAACATAATTTGCCTGCAAGCAAAATTAAATTACTACAACCCTCACCAAAATCTTTTAACGAGATTGTTTACAGCCGAATACTCATTGTGGTTCGACGTAATTTTGCCAGGATTGCAATCGATCAAAACGACAATTCCACTGGGAGGAACGAGTAATCACTTTAAGACGCCTCTTTTAAAAGAGCTTCACGGATGGGATCCGTTCAATGTAACAGAAGACGCAGATCTTGGCGCGAGACTTTTTAAACACGGCTACAAAACCGCGATTATTGATTCGGTAACCCTAGAAGAAGCAAATAGCAGACCTAAAAATTGGTTGCGACAACGTTCACGTTGGATTAAAGGCTATTTCCAAACATACCTGGTACATATGCGAAACCCAATCGCATTTGTAAAAGAACACAAGTTCCACGCTTTGATTTTCCAGTTAATTATTGGCGCACGCATATCGTTTATGCTGATTAACCCTTTCCTCTGGGCGCTGACGATCCTTTACTTCGTTATGAGAGCGCGAGTAGGGGCTGCCATAGAAGCTCTTTATCCTGCGCCGATTTTCTACATAGCAGTTATTTCTCTCGTTTTTGGAAACTTCATGTACATCTATAACTACATGATAGGCAGTGCTAAAAGAGGGCACTACGCCATAATAAAATACGTATTTTTGATTCCTGTCTACTGGTTAATGGCATCGGTTGCTTCATTCATCGCCCTTTATCAACTTATCGTCAAACCTCACTACTGGGAAAAAACCGTTCACGGCTTCCATCTTGAAAAAGAAAACGATGAAAAATTAAAGCAACAAAAACCAGTAACTGAACAAATACAAGCAGAAAAAAAAGAAATATCCAAACGTTTAAAATTCCGGGAACTTATTAAATCTGGAACTTTCTCTGGTGGCCTATTAGTTTCAGGAGCAATAGTCGGCAATGTCTTGAATTTTGCATACAACGCGTATCTGGCTAGAACTGTTTCTACCGAAGACTTCGGACTTATAAGTCTTATAGGCAGCTTTCTATTTTTAACATCAATTCCTCTTAACGCGCTCGCTAGAACTGTATGTCACAAGAGTGCTTTTTACTTAGGCAAACACCAGATTGCCCTTAAAGGTTTCTGGGCCCATACCAGAAAAAGAGCCATACTTGTTTCTCTCATCGTTACCACTTTATGGATTGCCCTAACACCTCTTCTTGCGAAGTTTTTTCATTCACCGTCCTATCTTCCTTTTATTCTATTTGCTCCAGTTTGGATTATAGGTGCGGCATCCGCAGTCGACGGAGGGTTTCTAAGCGGAAATTTGAAGTTTAAAGTTAACTCCTTAATACTAGTTACAGACCCCCTCGTTAAACTAATATTAACCTTCGCTTTAATTACCTTAGGGTACCCTCACTTAGTTTATGCCGCAATACCTTTGGCTGTGTTTGCCTACTTTTTAATAGGATGGTTTTTTGCAAGTTCGATAAAAGAGGAAAGGCCAAACATAATCAGCCATGAGGCAACCCTAAAATTCCCAAGAGGATTCTTTGTGACATCAATTTTAATGGGTTTCACAACGATTGCCTTTTTGACTTTCGATATCATTCTCGCCAAACATTTTTTGGCTCCCGTGCTTGCCGGACAGTACGCGCTTATGGCGCTTTTTGGCAAAATGATTTATTTCGTAGGGAATCTTTTTAATCAGTTTATAAACCCCCTTGTTTCAAGAGAAGAAGGTGCAAGCAGAGACAGTAAAAAGGTATTTTATAAACTTTTTCTTGGATCGACCCTTGCAGGATTAGCAGCCTACATAGGTGTTGGAGTCTTAGGATTTATTACGGCGCCACTTTTACTAGGAGAAAAAGCGCACGCAATAACTCATCTTCTGCCAGCTTATGGCATTGGAATGCTTGCTTTCTCTATTTCAACAAGTATCGTCACTTTCTATCAAATAAGAAAAAACTACATATTCGCTTACACCAGCATACTTTTGGCCTTTATCCAAATTGCCGGAATATATCTATTCCACGATTCGCTGGAACAGATGGTTTCGGTGATGGCATTTATTGGCGGGCTCAACCTTGGAGCAATGCTGCTTTTACACTTTGCATATAAGCCATTTGCAGCAATTGTAAACAATCTTAAAAATCTCAAGAACACCCTTTCTCTCCAGAGAGAAGAATCCGAATCGGATGAGGGCAAACGCATTCTCATATTCAATTGGAGAGACACAAAACATGTTTGGGCCGGTGGAGCCGAAGTTTACGTACACGAATTATCAAAAAAAATGATCGAAAAAGGCTATCACGTCACCGTATTTTGCAGTAATGACCGCAAGTCGACTGCCAACGAATTTGTTGATGGAGTTGAAATCATTAGGCGAGGAGGCCACTATACTCTGTACATCTGGGCCTTTTTCTATTACATCACTAAACTTCGTGGAAAATACGATCTTATCATCGACTCAGAAAACGGTATCCCATTCTTCACCCCTCTCTACGTAAGAAAGCCTCTAATCGGTCTCATTCACCATGTTCATCTAAAAGAAGTTTTCGACAGACATCTTCCATGGCCCTTGGCCAAACTGGCTCACTTTTTAGAATCAAAGGTTATGCCCATTGTTTACAGAAACACACAGATAGTTACAGTCTCCAATTCTTCTAAAGAAGAGATAGAAAAACTTGGTTTAGGCAAAAAAATATCAATTGTAGTGATACATCCGGGCGTTGATCTTACCAAATTTAGAACGATGCAAAAAACCAAAGATCCTTCCATTGTTTACCTCGGAAGACTAAAGCCATACAAGTCTGTGGATAGGTTAATTACTGCTTTCTCCAAAATTTTAAAAGAGATACCCAATGCGACGCTCACGATTGCTGGCGACGGTGAAAGCAGGAAAGAACTTGAAATCCTGGCCAAGAGTCTTCGAATAGAAAAAGTCGTTAAATTTGTCGGCAAAGTTTCAGAACAAGCAAAAGTAGAACTTCTTGGAAAAGCTTGGATAGCTGCTCAACCCTCAAAAAGCGAAGGGTGGGGAATCACGGTAATCGAAGCAAATGCATGCGGAACACCTGTTATCGCATCCGATATTCCTGGGCTTCGAGACTCCGTTAAAAATCCCCACACCGGTTTATTGGTCACCTGGGACAATCAAGAAAAATGGGCGGAGGCTATGACTAAAGTTATTAAAGACGAACGCCTTAGAAAGGACTTATCAGAGCAATCGCTCGAATGGTCTAAAAACTTTAACTGGGAGAAAAATGCCGAACAATTAATAAAAGTTGCAAAGTTAAAAAATGAATAA